In Rhipicephalus microplus isolate Deutch F79 chromosome 9, USDA_Rmic, whole genome shotgun sequence, one genomic interval encodes:
- the LOC119163285 gene encoding uncharacterized protein LOC119163285 — protein sequence MCAFTVKQPTFGGSLSSTSHEQYLSLVTVQGGLHSCRQCTYVTKYKGHMRQHLCNHTGVRPYECHLCPATFSRDSHLTRHIYTHSEKRPFSCDQCRASFRHKTNLVDHVRTHTGERPFSCDQCDASFVRAQHLNRHMYIHRGERPFSCHHCSASFSRNQKLMNHLSRHHANKKP from the coding sequence GATCCTTGTCTTCGACATCTCATGAGCAGTACCTGTCACTGGTGACCGTTCAAGGTGGACTGCATTCCTGTCGTCAGTGCACCTATGTGACCAAGTACAAAGGGCACATGCGACAACATCTTTGCAACCATACGGGCGTGCGCCCCTATGAGTGCCATCTGTGTCCGGCTACATTTTCTCGGGACTCTCACCTGACGAGGCACATTTATACGCACTCAGAAAAGCGTCCCTTCTCCTGTGATCAGTGTAGGGCATCGTTCAGACATAAAACGAACCTTGTGGACCATGTGCGCACCCACACAGGggagcgtcccttttcctgtgaccAATGCGATGCATCATTTGTGCGGGCGCAGCACCTCAATCGCCACATGTACATCCACAGAGGcgagcgtcccttttcctgtcaccactgcagtgcatcCTTCTCACGGAATCAGAAACTCATGAACCATCTATCCCGTCATCATGCAAACAAGAAACCTTAA